The segment TCCTTCTTGTCGCTGCGCCCGTACCCGTAATACGGCACCACCGCCGTGATGCGACCCGCCGACGCGCGCTTGAACGCATCGATCATGATCAGCAGTTCCATGATGCTCTTGTTCACCGGCGATGACAGCGGCTGCACGATGAACGCATCCTGCATGCGCACATTCTCGAGCACCCGCACGAAAATGTTCTCGTTCGAAAACTCGAACACCTCCGCTTCGCCAAGCGGCATCTCCAGCGAACCGCAGATCGAGCGGGCAAGCTCCGGGTGCGCATTCCCCGTAAAAATTGCGAGGTCCTGGTACAACGTGCTCCTCCGGTGAGGAATAACCATGGGACGCCGTCCCTGCCGTCAGCATCGCGCCGGGCCGTGGCCGCGCAGCGCATGATAACGCAAGCCGCCGCGGAGCACCGCATCAGGGTAAGCTTGCGCAGGTTCGCGCCACCGCCGGCGCGCAGCAAGCGGGACGCCCGTGATCAGGTCCTCCGTACGCAGCAACGGCAACCTTCGTACCGGCCTCAGCATCGAAGAGGCGCAGGCCGCCCTCGCCGACCCCGCCAACCTGCTCTGGGTCGACATCGAAGAGTCGGGACGGGGCGAGGGCGAGCGCTGGCTCAGCGACGTCTTCGACTTCCACGCCCTCACCATCGACGACTGCTACAACACCCTCATCGACCCGCCGAAGGTCGATGATCACCATGACTATCTCTTCGTCATCATCCACACCGTCGAATACGACCCGGCGACCCGCGACCTGACGACGTCCGAGCTCGACATGTACATCGGCCGCAACTTCGTCGTCTCGTTCCACAAGCGTCCGCTGCACGCCGTGACAGAGCTGGAGCGGCGCGCGCACGGCGGATCAACGGACCTCCAGCACGGCGCCGACTTCCTCGCACACTCGCTGTTCGACATCACAGTCGATGACTTCCATCCGATCGTCGAACGCTTGGACGACGAGATCAGCACGATCGAAGAACAGATGATCGATCGCCCCGACAAGCAACTCCTCGCGCAGGCGCTCGTGCTGCGACGCAACGCGCAGAGGCTGCGGCGCACGGTGCTCCCCCAGCGCGACGTCGCGGCGCGATTCGCCCGCGGCGAGTATCCGGACATCATCGGCGCCCAA is part of the Dehalococcoidia bacterium genome and harbors:
- the corA gene encoding magnesium/cobalt transporter CorA, coding for MIRSSVRSNGNLRTGLSIEEAQAALADPANLLWVDIEESGRGEGERWLSDVFDFHALTIDDCYNTLIDPPKVDDHHDYLFVIIHTVEYDPATRDLTTSELDMYIGRNFVVSFHKRPLHAVTELERRAHGGSTDLQHGADFLAHSLFDITVDDFHPIVERLDDEISTIEEQMIDRPDKQLLAQALVLRRNAQRLRRTVLPQRDVAARFARGEYPDIIGAQSLFYYRDIYDHTVRVEEMIEALRDLADSTLSTYLGALNNRTNEVMKTLAIVTAVFLPLTLIAGIYGTNFDNVPEYEWRYAYASMWTVMVVVAAGLIAWFRWRRWI